In Runella sp. SP2, the genomic window TGTTTTTGTATAAAACGCGCCAACTAATTCAAGCGCAAGACACCTTGTACGTAAAAGCGCTAGAAGCCGCCAAATCTCGTTACAAAACGGGTGAAACCAACCAGTTGGAAGTGGTGGCGAGCGAAACCAATCGGCGTGAGATTCAAAACCGTCGGACGGTTATTGACCGCGAAATTCAGCTGGCTTACATGGGTTTGCAGGCATTAATGTACAGCAATGAATCCTTAATGATTGATACGTTGCTCAATTTACAACGACCCACTCCCTCCCAAGAAGGAATCAATCGGTACGCTGCCCTTGCGACGGAGGAATCGCAATTGAGTCGTAATTTTACGGACTTAGAACGGGCACAACTCAAACCTGACTGGAGAATTGGCGCTGCTAATCAATCCATTGAAGGTAAACTTGGCTTTATGTACCTTTCTGGTGGTTTGGGGATTCCGTTGACCAATAAACCCCAAAAAGCGCGCATCGAGGCGGCAAAAGTAGGCGAGCAAGCCAGCGAAAATCAGCTCAAAGCCATTCAGTTTCAGACCGAAGCCAACACCAGAATTCTGCGAGAAAGTCTCCAAAAACTTCAGACAACGCTCAATTATTACGAACAATCGGCACTTCCTCAAGCAGAGTTATTGCTTAAAACCGCCTACAAGCAATTTCGTTTGGGAGACATCGAATACGTAGAATTTTTCCAAAATACCCGTCAAGCTTGGCAAATCCGTGAAGCCTATTTGACCGAACAATTGCGCTTTACCCAAACCGTCATTGAGCTTGAAAAATGGCTAGGTATTGAATAGAATAACGATTTTTTGAATGACGACTAACCACTTCAACACAATTCCAATGAACACATTAATTCACTCTATACGCTCTTTGCATTTTGCCCTTCGCATTTTATCCCTCGCCCTTCGCCCCTTGCCATTTGCCTCTCGCATTTTGCATTTTACCCTTCGCCTTTTGCCCTTCGCCCCTTGCCCTTCGCCCCTTGCCCTTTGCCTCTTGCCCTTTGCCCTCCGCCCCTTGCCCCTTGCCCTTTGCCTAACAGCAGCTCTGAGCAGTTGCAATAAGACCGAAACCGCCCAAACCGAAGAAGCAGCCCCCGAAAAGGCTCCAACCGAACTTAAACTCACGGCGGAACAAGAAAAGAATTTTGGCATTAGCCTCGGAAGTCCCGAAACCCGAACGGTTTATGACGCTATTGTCCTCAATGGAGTGGTTGAATCGTCGCCTCAACAAAGCGCGAGTGTGAGCTTTCCGCTCATAGGGATTGTCCGCAGCATTGGAGTCTTGTCTGGTAATTCAGTAGGAAAAGGAAGTACACTTGCCACCATCGAAAGCCTCGAACTCATTCAATTACAGGAAGATTATTGGAAAACGACAGGCCAACTTCAATTTGCCGAGCAAGAACGCCAACGTCAAACGACCCTATCGCAGGAAGAAGTAGGAGCCAAACGTAAACTCCAACAGGCAGAATCTGAAATGAGGGTTTTGGAAGCCACCAAACAAGGCATCGAAGCCAAACTTCAAGTGGTAGGAATCGATCCAAAATCGCTTAAAACAAATCAAATCGTTCGTACCATCGCCCTTCGCTCTCCGATTGGTGGCGTAGTTAAGAGCGTTCAAACAACCCTTGGAAAGTCCATTAACGGCGGAGAATCGTTGTTTGAAATCATTAACCAAACAGGTGCGCGTTTGGTACTCAAAGTGTTTGAGAAAGATGTAGCCCTCATAAAAGTAGGCCAAAAAGTAACGTTTGACAATGGCACAGCCACCATCAGCAGTTTAGGTACTACTTTCGACTCCAACAGTCGTACTGTAGATGCCTATGCTACCCTCAACGCAACCCGCTTATTGGCAGGCCAATACGTGAATGGGAAAGTGATATCCTCGCCGCGCCAAGCTGAGACTCTGCCCGAAACTGCGATTGTTCGAACGGGAGAAACTGCCCACGTATTTGTCAAAACTCCGCAAGGAATTTATCGCCCCATCGACGTGAAAACGGGCGCTTCCCAAGACGGTTTTGTTGAAGTAATTTTCAACCAAAAACCAACCTTACCCATCGTTATCACAGGCGCGCAAACCCTGCAAGCCGAACTGACCAAAGGCGAAGGAGAAGAGGAATAGGTTGGCAAGGAGCAAAGGGCAAAGGGCAAAGGGCAAAGGGCAAAGGGCAAAGGGCAAGTTAGTTTGCTTTTTTGCCAATTTGTCAATTTGCTTATTTGCCTACTTGCTTTTTGCCAATTTGCTTATTTGACAAAATCGCCCTTTGCAAAATTGCCCCATCCTTTCGTACATTAGCTGATGATTCAATATAACTTTTAAAATCCGCGCATCATGTACAAAAGTTTACTGGCAGCCCTGCTTTCGGCCGTTTTACTTGGTTTTACATTCAAAGAGAAAAAATACGATGTTGGTCACATCAAAACCAACATGGGAGATATTTACTTTTGGTTGTACAACGAAACGCCCAACCACAAAGCAAGTTTTACCAAATTGGCGGGAGAACATTACTGGGATTCACTGACCTTCAACCGTGTTATCAATAATTTTGTAGCCCAAGGTGGTTGCCCCGATACGCCCGAAGGTTTTGCCAATTCTCCCTATTTACTCAAGCCAGAGTTCGATAAAAAGATTCGGCACGTGTATGGTGCCGTGGGGGCAGGCCGCGACAATAATCCTGACATGCTTTCGGCGGGTTGTCAGTTTTACATTGTTCAAAACAAAAATGGGCTTGCTCGCCTTGACGATAAATTTACGGTATTTGGGCAAGTTTTTAAGGGGATGGACATTGTGGACGCCATCGTTGCCGTCAAAACCGATTCAACAGACACGCCTCTCAAGCCAATTACGCTTAAAGTACGGGTCGTAAAGATGAACGCGAAAGAGTTACAAAAACTGGGCTGGACGGGTAGTCTTAATTAAAGACTACCGCATTTTTGCTCTTTTGGCCAAGTAAGCCGTCAGAATTTGGTCTAAGCCTTTGGCAACATCGGCTTCGATGAAATCAATTTTATATTGTCCGCACTTGAGTCGAAGTTCGTGGTAATATTTTTTGGCGGCTTCTTGGTATTGCTTTTTCACTTGTCCTGGCTGAATTTTCACCCGCTCACCCGATTCTAAATCAATAAACTCGTACGGGCGGTCATCAAAAGCAAACTCCTCTTCGGTACGGCGGTCGGTGACGTGAAACAACAACACCTCGTGCATGTTGTGACGCAAGTGCTGCATGGCCGAAAAAATTCTTTCGGCTTGATTTATGTCTTCAAACATATCGCTAAAAATCACCACCAACGAGCGTTTGTGAATTTTCTCGGCGATTTCGTGCAATACATCTGCCACGGCCGTTTTACGGAGTTCTTTGGGCTTTTTAAGAACGTTTTCCAGATCCAAAAACACCTTATGAACGTGTGATGGGGTGGACTTTATCGGGGTTTGAACTTCTATTTTATCCGAAAATGTACACAAACTTACCGCATCTTTTTGACGCTGGAGCAAATTGGCGATACTTGCTGCTGCCAACACGCTGAACGTAATTTTATCGTGATTAGGCTCAGGATAATACATCGACGACGACGTATCGACCAGTAAATGGCAACGCAAGTTCGTTTCTTCTTCGTAGCGTTTTACAAACAAGCGGTCGCTTTTGGCAAATACTTTCCAATCGATGTGGCGTGTGCTTTCGCCTGTATTATACAAGCGGTGTTCGGCAAATTCGACCGAAAAACCATGAAAGGGCGATTTGTGCAATCCAGTTATAAACCCTTCGACGAGCTGTCTCGCCAAAAATTCCAAATTTCCGTACTGTCTTACCGTTGCAATATCAAATTTGCGAGCGCTCATGTTGTTAAAAGGTTTGTTCCTGCGAATAAACTACATTATTTGGAGACTATAAACTTAAAACGGAAGAAGGAAGAAATTTTACTTTAATTGGACAAAGCCCGCTCAATGATGTCACCTGTTTCGGTTATCATTTCATTTTGGCCCAGCAGCACCATTCCTTCCATTCCAACCACCCTGAGGGTGACATTGGCAACGCCAGAGCCCAAAATCCCCAAATATTGTGCCGCCGAACGACTCAAATCAATCAGGCGGGTGCGGTGGTACGGTCCGCGGTCGTTGATACGCACAATCACCGTGCGCTTATTGGAAAGGTTTGTGACCTCCACCATGGTGTTGAAAGGCAACGTACGATGCGCGGCAGTATATTCTTTCTGATTGAATGGCTCACCTAATGACGTTTTGCGCCCGTTAAACATTTGTGCATAAAATGATGCTCTTCCTTGCTCTTCCTTCCCCAACAATTGGGCTGATGCTGGATTTACTTTGATCAGCGACAACAATACAAGTACATAAAAAGTGGTAGAATACATAGATTTGTTCGGGTTATTTTTCACCAAAAATGACAATTTGACTAGGAGTCCCCTTGAACGCATACTCAAAAAAATGCAACCTTTTTTGAGTTTAAGGGCTGAAAATTAAGCAAAAAACAAATACGAACTACGTTTTTTACAAATTGACATACTTACCCCAGCTTATAACAACGTAAAAACCAACAACTTTATTTTGAAAATATTTTGACTACCAACAACAAAAGACGTACTTTAGCGTTTGGTATAACTCTAAACCTCAAAAGGATAGTGGAAGACAAAGACAGAGAAAAAATCTACTCGAAACGCGTAAAGGCAGGGAAAAGAACTTACTTTTTTGATGTGCGTTCAACTCGTTCAAATGATTACTACTTGACGATTACAGAAAGTCGCCGTTTTCCGCAAGGAGATGGGTTTGCTTACGAAAAACACAAAATGTTTCTCTACAAAGAAGACTTCGATAAGTTTGTAGATGCCCTTCAAGAAACCGTAGCCCACATTAAAACTGAATTGATGCCTGACATAGATTTCTCTCAGTACGCCGTACGTGAAGAAGAAGACTATACAGGTAGCGATTTGAAGTGGGATTAATCAACCTTTCCTGACCTATCCTATGCCCTGCCTCTGGTTGCCCAGAGGCTTTCGGTTTTGTAGCCACCACAAAATCCACTAATTTTGCCAATCAAAAAATCGTCATTTAACTAATGTCTCTCCAATGTGGTATTGTCGGATTGCCCAACGTAGGCAAATCCACTCTTTTTAGCGCATTATCAAGTGCCAAAGCCGAAGCTGCCAACTATCCTTTTTGTACCATTGAGCCCAACGTCGGAGTGGTTGAAGTACCCGACGAGCGTATCACTGTCCTCGAACGCCTCATTAATCCACAACGTACCGTTCCGACCATCGTTGAGATTGTTGACATCGCAGGTTTGGTTCGCGGGGCTAGTAAAGGCCAGGGTCTTGGCAACCAGTTTTTGGCCAATATTCGTGAGGTGGACGCGATCATTCACGTAGTTCGTTGTTTTTCGGACGACAACATTGTTCACGTAGAAGGCCGCGTCAACCCCGTTAGTGACAAAGAAATTATTGACCTTGAGCTTCAACTCAAAGACCTTGATTCTATTGAGAAAAAATTTGCTCGGGTAGAAAAAGCAGCCCGCGTGGGTGACGCCAAAGCCAAAGTAGAACTCGAAATTCTGACCCGCGTAAAAAATGCCCTATTTCAAGGAAAAAGCGTGCGTGCTGTCGGTTTGACGGACGATGAAAAGGCAGCCATCGCTGATCTTCAACTTCTGACCATCAAGCCCGTTATTTATGTCGCCAACGTGGATGAAACATCCATTCAGACGGGCAACGAGTACGTAGAGCAACTCAAAGCTGCCGTGGCCGAAGAAAATGCCGAAGTAATTGTACTTTGCGCCGCCATCGAATCGCAAATCGCTGAAATGGAAGATGCCGAAGAGCGTGAAATGTTTTTAGGCGAATATGGCCTTAGCGAGTCTGGCCTTTACAAACTCATCCGTGCTTCGTACGCCATCTTGAACTTGATTACTTATTTTACCGCTGGGGTCAAAGAAGTAAGGGCTTGGACGATTCAGCGCGGCTGGAAAGCCCCGCAAGCAGCAGGAGTGATTCACACTGACTTTGAGCGTGGTTTTATCCGTGCGGAGGTTATCAAACTTCCCGATTACGAAAAATACAAAACTGAAGCAGGCTGCCGTGATGCGGGCAAAATCTCCGTTGAAGGCAAAGAATACGTTGTACAAGACGGCGACATCATGCACTTCCGCTTCAATGTGTAGTCTCAAGTTTTTTTATTCACACAAAACCCCGACGAAGTGTTCGTCGGGGTTTTGTTTTTTTTAGTACTGTTGATGCTCAACTCATTTCGTACACAGGGTACCTAATCGACGACTTCTTTTTTTCTAAACAACGCCCGAAAAGTACCCGCCATGTGTATCACGTGGTCAACCCGATTTTTGGCCTGACTGATGACATGAATATTTACTTCTTGTTCGAGCAATTTGCCAAATGATGCCGATAACATATACATTTCTTCGACATTCACTGAAAAGTCATTCACCACAAACTTTTGAAATCCTCGGTCCTGTAAATTGGCAAAATAAAGGACAAGGCAAAAGTTTTCGCCCTCGAAGTAAGAAATCACTTTATCAACGTCAAACTTCTTGGGCATTTCGTGATGGTCAACCAGTGCATCAATAATTTCTTCTTCCTCATTGGTCATGTACAAGTGAGGCGTCAGATAAACAGGTGGTTGATAGTTCATTTTACTTAATCTGATTATTGGAATACTTAGCTTTTCTACTCAGAAAACTATTGGAATGCGACAAAAATGGCATACACAAATTTATTTTCATAACTTTTTAAATATTTTATTGAATTATTTATATTTTATACTTAGTTGCATTTTAATCTAATCAAAAGGAAAAAATACTTATTTTTAATACTATTTCCTCTGACGGCATCCAAGTTTGAAGGAATTTTCAAAAAAACACCTTTTTAGCTACCTTTTTATAACTCATTTTTAGCAAAAAAATATTTTCATAAAATGACAAAAAAGGACGCGTTTCCGCGTCCTACTGAACTATATATGATGTATTTTGGGAAAATATTACCGAGAAATATCGAGTACTTCAAATTCCATTGCTCCAGCTGGTACTTGGATTTGGGCTTTTTCTCCTACTTTTTTCCCCATCAATCCCTTTCCAATGGGTGAGCCTGCCGAGATTTTTCCTTGTTTAAGATCGGCCTCTTCTTCTGCCACCAATGTATAGGTTACAACTGCATTGTTACGGCAGTTTTTGATTTTAACTTTCGATAGTATGCTCACCTGCGATGTATCAATCGACGATTCATCCAAGACCCGCGCGTTGCCTACTATTTCTTCTAATTTAGCGATTTTTGCTTCGTGTAAGCCTTGTGCATCTTTGGCTGCATCGTACTCGGCATTTTCGCTCAAATCACCTTTATCACGGGCCTCGGCTATTGCACGAGCTATTTCCTGACGGCCGCGTGTTTTTAAGTCCTGCAATTCAGCCTTGAGCTTATTGAGACCTTCTTCGGTGTAATATTGTAACTTAGCCATAGTGCTGTTGTGTACGTTAATTGTTTAGTATTATATATCTGTCCTATCACTTATTTCTTCCACCAAAGACAAAAAAAAAGAACGGTGAAATGACCGCTCTACTACAAATGGGGTAGCTCTGTCACTTCTTCCTAAAAGACCGAAAAGAATTGGTTGTGTCGGTTCATGGTCGAAATTTGAACAACAAAATTAGCAATATTTGCAACGGGAATCAAGACTACATCAGTTTGAATCCAAAAAATTGCTCTAAAAATCATATCTAATAATCGACAAAACGATTTTCTCAGTGCATATGTCAAAGCTTCGAATCATTTTTATGGGGACTCCTGAGTTTGCAGTGAGTAGCCTTCAAAAGCTTGTAGAAAGCGGTTGCAACGTGGTAGCCGTTGTGACCGCTCATGATAAGCCTGCAGGGCGTGGGCTGCAACTTACTCCTTCCCCCGTAAAACACTATGCTGTATCTCAAGGTATTCCTGTTTTACAACCTGAAAAGCTAAAAAATCCTGCTTTTTTAGAAGAATTACGCAGCTACCAAGCCGATTTGCAGGTTGTTGTGGCGTTTCGGATGCTGCCAGAAGTTGTCTGGAACATGCCCCCCAAAGGGACATTCAACCTACACGCCTCTCTCCTACCACAGTTTCGCGGTGCAGCACCTATCAACTGGGCGATTATCAACGGAGAAACCGAAACGGGCGTTACTACCTTTTTTCTTGAGCACGAAATTGATACAGGAAACATCATTTTTCAAGAAACTGAACCTATCCATTACGAAGATAACGTTGGAACTTTGTACGAACGACTGATGCACAAAGGAGCGGAATTAGTCGTTCGGACTGTCAATGCCGTAGAGGCAGGGAATTATCCGCAGTTGCCCCAATCACAAAGTGAAGTCCTCAAGGCTGCCCCTAAGATTTTTAAAGAAACTTGCGAAATCAATTGGAATCAGTCCACTGAAGCGGTTCGGAATTTTATCAGGGGGTTATCGCCTTATCCTGCCGCTTGGACCACCTTGAATGGCAAATTGTGTAAAATTTATAAAAGCTCAGTGGCAACACAGGCGCCTACCGACAACGGTAGCCACTTATTTACGGACAATAAACACGTGCTACTTTTTAAAACTACCGATGGTTGGTTGTCCATTGACGAACTACAATTGGAAGGCAAGAAAAGAATGGGAATTGAAGAGTTTTTGAGGGGCACCAAAGTTACGATTGCCTGAGCTCTTTCGGAGAATATTGACTTTTCCAAATAATAAAAGCCGCTACTTGAAAGAGCGGCTTTTGTCGTTGATAAACACAACTGATATAGAAACGACGCTCAGGTAGAAAAAGTTTTAGCCTTGAAAAATAATCTCACTATTTTTCATATTATTGCAAAAAATCAACATTTGTTGATTTTCCTCGAAAAAAGTGACAGATACATGCTCCAACAAACCATCTACGAAGTACGAATTACCTACATCGGTAGCCTTACGGGCCTGCGCGAACGGGAGCCATTTGTTTGCTATTTTTCAAACTTAAAGAAGACGGTAGAGAATTTGACAGCCCAACTCGCGCTAAACGGTTGGCCACTAAAAATCAATTACACGGCAGTATATCGCGGACTCAAAATGAAGAATAAATACCACTGCGATTTTGAAGTTGCAGGGCATAAAGTGTTTAGGATTTCTATTACTCCTTGCGTACTTAATCCTGTTCTCACAACCCTTGGGATTGACGAAATGCCTGCTTATAAGAAGTGATTTGTTTTCGGCTCTTTTTTTGCAACCATATAAGACATATAAGGCCATATAAGTTTCTTCTTATAATCACTTATATGTCTTATATGGTTCAAAAAAGCTTTATTCCGCAACGACTTTGAGTTCTAGGCCGAGTTTTTTCCCCTCTTCTACCATCAAACCAAACGCCTGTTCGTACTGATTGGGAATGATCCCATCAAGAATCGCTTCCCGAACTGCCGTTTTGATAATCCCCACTTCTGCCGAAGGTTTGAGGGCAAAGGCTTGCATGATAACCTCTCCCGTAATGACGGGCTGGAAGTTTCGAATCTTATCTCGTTCTTCGAGGTCGTAAAGTTTTTGTTCAACCTTGTCAAAATTCGCCAAATGTTTGCGAACTTTATCAGGGTTCTTAGACGTAATATCGGCACGGCAAAGCGTCATTAATGCCTCCAAATCATCGCCCGCGTCAAACAACAATCGACGCAAAGCCGAATCGGTAATTTCTTCTTTGGACAGTGCAATAGGACGAAGGTGAAGACGAACGAGTTTTTGTACAAATCGCATACTTTCGTTCATCGGCAATTTCATCTGGCGAAAAATGCGCGGCGTCATTCTTGCACCCAACTCTTCATGACCGTGAAACGTCCAACCCACTTTTTTGTCAAAACGCTTGGTAGCAGGTTTGGCAATATCGTGCATGATTGCCGCCCAACGTAGCCACAAGTCATTGGTATGTTTTGAAATATTATCAAGTACCTGAAGCGTATGATAGAAATTATCTTTATGCCCTTTTCCATCTTGGTATTCAGCCCCTTGCAACTCTACAAACTCAGGAAAAATCAATTTTAAAATCCCCGCTTGATGCAGCAATTTAAAGCCGTAAGAAGGGGTTTTGGCTAAAATAATTTTGTTGAGTTCGTCATTGATACGCTCCTTTGAAATGATGGAAATACGCTCAGCCATTTGCACAAGACCGTCAAACGTATCTGGCTCAATATCAAAATTAAGTTGGGTTGCAAAACGCGCTGCCCGCATCATTCGGAGCGGGTCGTCAGAAAAAGTAATGCCAGGTTCGAGGGGGGTACGAATGAGTTTTTTCCGCAAATCACTCATCCCGTTGAAAGGATCAATAAGCTCGCCATAGTTCGTTGCATTTAAGCTGATTCCCATGGCATTGATGGTAAAGTCACGGCGATTTTGGTCGTCTTGCAAGGTACCATCTTCCACAATCGGCTTCCGAGATTCACTGCGATAAGATTCGCGACGCGCACCCACAAACTCCACTTCAAGATCGTCAGTTTTGAGTTGGGCTGTGCCAAAATTTCTAAATACAATTACCTGTACACCAAGCCTTTCGGCCACTTTTTCGGCCAACTCAACACCACTTCCAACGCTTACTATATCAATGTCCTTAGAAGGACGATTCAGGATTAAATCACGCACGTATCCCCCAATAACATAGGCTTCAACGCCCAGTTCACGGGCGCTATCGGCAATGACTTGAAAAAGGGGATTGGAGGCTAAAACTTCACTAAAATTCATTCGGATTGCTTTTGCAAACTGCAAAGATACTATTTCTTTAAACTTTCGCCCGTGAGTTGGTGTTCATTCAAGAAGAAAAAAAAGTATCAATGGAAGAAATAATTAATAAAGTAGCTAATAGTGGGCTTGTTACTTTGGATTTGGAAGATTATTACCACCAAGGTGAGCGCGTGGTGTATGACCTTAAAGACAATCTTTTTATGGGAATGATTCTCAAGGAAAAAGACTTCCGTGAGTTTCTTAAAAGTCACGATTGGACACAGTACGCAGGCAAAAATGTGGCCATCACTTGCACCGAAGACGCCATCATCCCAACTTGGGCATACATGTTATTAACACTTCAACTTGGGCCTCACGCCCACTCAGTGGTGTTTGGAACCCTCAACGACCTTGAAGAAAAGTTGTTTTTTGATGCCATCAACCGAATTGATGTAGAGACTTTCCGCGATGTTCGCGTGGTGGTAAAAGGGTGCAGCAAACACCCCGTTCCGACGGCGGCTTACGTAGAACTGACGCGCAAACTTCAACCCGTTGTGCAATCGCTGATGTTTGGTGAACCTTGTAGTACGGTTCCGCTGTTCAAAAAACCCAAAAATAAACTTCCACAAACGTAATTCTACAAAGGTTGTGCCTCTCCGAGGCAAAATTATCAAAAAAACTAACTTTTGTGACTACAAACGTTGCGCCTCTCCGAGGCAAAATTGTCGAAAAACAGCTTCGGAGAAGCTTAACATTTGTAACAACAAACGTTGCGCCTCTCCGAGGCAAAATTATCGAAAAACAGCTTCGGAGAAGCTCAACATTTGTAGCATTTGTGATATTTATCCAAAAATATATTGTGAAGCCAACATGGCTTGCGCGAGCTTGAGGTCGTCGATGGGCAAATTGACGCCAAGCTGTGTTAATTCACTCACTACCAACTCCGTTGCTAAATTACCAACCAATTTATCTTCCGCCAGCGGACATCCTCCAAAACCACGCACGGCACAGTCAATTCGGCGAACTCCTGCTTTATAAGCTGCTTTTACTTTTTTGGGCGTTTGCGACGATTTTGCGTGCAAATGCGCCCCAAATTCCACATTTGGGAATTTTTTCACCAAATGCCCAAACAAGGTCTTAATTTCGTCGGTAGTACTCGAACCGATTGTGTCAGAAGGGGCAATGATGTTAATCCCTTGTTGAACCAATTTTTCGGTAAATTCCTCCACGATTTCAGGACTGTAAGCATCTCCATACGGATTCCCAAAACCCATCGAAAGATAAACCACCAACTTTTTATTGGTTTTTTGGCAGATATTCTGAATTTCTACCACTTCACCAAATGCCTCTGCAATGGTTTTGTTCGTATTTTTTTGTTGGAACGTTTCCGAAACCGACAAAGGAAATCCCAAATACTGAATTTGCCCAAATTGTGCCGCATCTTCTGCCCCACGAACATTAGCGACAATGGACAGCAATTTGGTGGAAGTGGTCGATAAGTCTAATTTATCTACTACCTCGGCCGTGTCCCGCATCTGAGGAATGGCTTTGGGAGAAACAAAACTCCCAAAATCAAGCGTATCAAAACCTACCTGAAGGAGCTTATTTAAGTAATTTATTTTAGCGTCGGTCGGCACAAAGTTTTCTAAACCTTGCATCGCGTCACGCGGACATTCAATGATTTTCATTTTAGTTATAGTAAATTATGTAGTAAAGTGTTGGTTGTGAGCAACCAAGACCACAAATTTACCCTCCACTCACGGGGGGAATGAGTACAATTTCGTCGTTGGGATGGAGCGGCTGGGTATCGTCGGCATAGTCGGTATTGACAGCTACGCGCAGCGAAGCCAGTTTTTGAAAATCGGGAAATTGGCTGACCAAATGGCTTTTCAAATCCGCCACCGTTGCTTCTTCGGACAGTTGTAAGGTCAGTTCGAGTTGGCCAATAATCTCTTTGGCAATCCCAAACGCTAATACAGTTATTTTCATATTCAAGTTTTATTCCTAACGTAATTGCTCTATGACTCGTTTCAAACTCTCCAAATTGTGTGCGGGAGCGTGTAAATCCAAATACGGTAAAACCGCTTTTAACGCTTTTACTTCGGGACGAAAATCGGGCGAGCTAGCCAAAGGATTTAACCAAATTACCCTCCTCGCCTTTCGTCGAATTCGCTCCATATTTTTGGCCAGATCATCTCCATCTCCCGTATCCATACCATCGCTGACAATTAACACAATCGTCCGTGAGTTTAATCTTTTCATCGCATACTCGTCCACAAATTGCCTGAGCATCGTTCCAATATCCGTCCCGCCCGACCAATTGGGAACGCGCTCCGAAAGATTTTCAAGGGCTTGGGTATAGTCCATTTCCTTTAAATCTTCCGTAATTCGTACCAATTTTGTACTAAATACAAAAGTTTCAATGGACTGGTACAACGTCTGAAAAGCATACATAAACTGTACCCAAAAGCGGCTGTACAAATCCATTGATTTACTGACATCACAGAGTAAAACCAAACGGATTTTGTTGCGGGCGGGTTTTCGGTAAAAAAGGTCGATGATTTCTTCACCTTTCCGAAAATTGTTTCGTAACACTCGCCGTAAATCCAACTGCCCGCCATTTTTAGTAATTTCGTAACGTCGGCTCATGGTTTTGGCCATCCGCTGTACCATTTGGCGCACCAAACGGCGGGCTTCGTGGAGGTCTTCATCGGTGTAAGAGCCAAAATCTTTGAGCGTCAGGGGTTCTCCCAAACTATACGACGCCAACTCTTCGGTTTGCGATTGTTTGTTGCCGTTTAACCAATTTTTGAGCGCCTCAAAAGCCGCTTCTCCGTTTTGTTTCGGTTTCTTTTTTTTCTGCTCGCTTTCTTTGGCCTCGTCCTTTATTTTAGAATCAACTGCCTTGGCAAGTTCTTTCCAATATTTCGTATATAATTCGTCAAATTCGCGTAGTTGCTTTCGATTTTGAGGAAAAACACTCCGCATCGCCAAGTAAAATTGTTCTTCCTCTCCCAACTGAATTTCGGCCAATGCTTTGAGCGCATCGGCTTCACGGTCAGGACCAACGGGCAAACCTTTTCCCCTCAAAAAGCGGCTAAACGCCACCACGTGGGCCGACAACTCAACTTGGCGCTGAATAAGGTTATCTTTCATAAATTCGACGGAACATATCTCGGGGTAATTC contains:
- the fmt gene encoding methionyl-tRNA formyltransferase, producing the protein MGTPEFAVSSLQKLVESGCNVVAVVTAHDKPAGRGLQLTPSPVKHYAVSQGIPVLQPEKLKNPAFLEELRSYQADLQVVVAFRMLPEVVWNMPPKGTFNLHASLLPQFRGAAPINWAIINGETETGVTTFFLEHEIDTGNIIFQETEPIHYEDNVGTLYERLMHKGAELVVRTVNAVEAGNYPQLPQSQSEVLKAAPKIFKETCEINWNQSTEAVRNFIRGLSPYPAAWTTLNGKLCKIYKSSVATQAPTDNGSHLFTDNKHVLLFKTTDGWLSIDELQLEGKKRMGIEEFLRGTKVTIA
- a CDS encoding CCA tRNA nucleotidyltransferase encodes the protein MNFSEVLASNPLFQVIADSARELGVEAYVIGGYVRDLILNRPSKDIDIVSVGSGVELAEKVAERLGVQVIVFRNFGTAQLKTDDLEVEFVGARRESYRSESRKPIVEDGTLQDDQNRRDFTINAMGISLNATNYGELIDPFNGMSDLRKKLIRTPLEPGITFSDDPLRMMRAARFATQLNFDIEPDTFDGLVQMAERISIISKERINDELNKIILAKTPSYGFKLLHQAGILKLIFPEFVELQGAEYQDGKGHKDNFYHTLQVLDNISKHTNDLWLRWAAIMHDIAKPATKRFDKKVGWTFHGHEELGARMTPRIFRQMKLPMNESMRFVQKLVRLHLRPIALSKEEITDSALRRLLFDAGDDLEALMTLCRADITSKNPDKVRKHLANFDKVEQKLYDLEERDKIRNFQPVITGEVIMQAFALKPSAEVGIIKTAVREAILDGIIPNQYEQAFGLMVEEGKKLGLELKVVAE
- a CDS encoding DUF2480 family protein; the protein is MEEIINKVANSGLVTLDLEDYYHQGERVVYDLKDNLFMGMILKEKDFREFLKSHDWTQYAGKNVAITCTEDAIIPTWAYMLLTLQLGPHAHSVVFGTLNDLEEKLFFDAINRIDVETFRDVRVVVKGCSKHPVPTAAYVELTRKLQPVVQSLMFGEPCSTVPLFKKPKNKLPQT
- a CDS encoding hydroxymethylglutaryl-CoA lyase; protein product: MKIIECPRDAMQGLENFVPTDAKINYLNKLLQVGFDTLDFGSFVSPKAIPQMRDTAEVVDKLDLSTTSTKLLSIVANVRGAEDAAQFGQIQYLGFPLSVSETFQQKNTNKTIAEAFGEVVEIQNICQKTNKKLVVYLSMGFGNPYGDAYSPEIVEEFTEKLVQQGINIIAPSDTIGSSTTDEIKTLFGHLVKKFPNVEFGAHLHAKSSQTPKKVKAAYKAGVRRIDCAVRGFGGCPLAEDKLVGNLATELVVSELTQLGVNLPIDDLKLAQAMLASQYIFG
- a CDS encoding MoaD/ThiS family protein, with product MKITVLAFGIAKEIIGQLELTLQLSEEATVADLKSHLVSQFPDFQKLASLRVAVNTDYADDTQPLHPNDEIVLIPPVSGG
- a CDS encoding VWA domain-containing protein, with product MKDNLIQRQVELSAHVVAFSRFLRGKGLPVGPDREADALKALAEIQLGEEEQFYLAMRSVFPQNRKQLREFDELYTKYWKELAKAVDSKIKDEAKESEQKKKKPKQNGEAAFEALKNWLNGNKQSQTEELASYSLGEPLTLKDFGSYTDEDLHEARRLVRQMVQRMAKTMSRRYEITKNGGQLDLRRVLRNNFRKGEEIIDLFYRKPARNKIRLVLLCDVSKSMDLYSRFWVQFMYAFQTLYQSIETFVFSTKLVRITEDLKEMDYTQALENLSERVPNWSGGTDIGTMLRQFVDEYAMKRLNSRTIVLIVSDGMDTGDGDDLAKNMERIRRKARRVIWLNPLASSPDFRPEVKALKAVLPYLDLHAPAHNLESLKRVIEQLR